One Electrophorus electricus isolate fEleEle1 chromosome 10, fEleEle1.pri, whole genome shotgun sequence genomic region harbors:
- the LOC113583373 gene encoding carnitine O-palmitoyltransferase 1, liver isoform isoform X2, translated as MAEAHQAVAFQFTITREGIDLQLSHEALRQVYLSGLRSWKKRVVRLKNNVITGVYPASPSSWLFVVIAILATMYTRSDPSMGLIAKIQEHLPASDSLSVQCQTVVSAVLFSTLLWLSLIFTMKLCLKQLLSYHHWMFEQHGNLSNTTKVWVMLVRIFSGRQPQLYSYQGSLPNLPVPTIKDTIKRYLESVRPLMSDSEFKRMTTLAKEFEDSLGSRLQWYLKLKALWASNYVSDWWEEYIYLRGRGPIMVNSNYYGMDFLYVTPTPIQAARAGNTLHAILMYRRKLNKEEIKPWLLRSSIPCCSYQFERMFHSCRIPGVIADSVVHWQDSEYVAVYHRGRYFRLWLYQAGRMLSPREIEHQIQRILDDPSPPAPGEEKLAALTAGDRIPWAQARKEFFSSGVNKRSLDCIEKAAFFVSLDEEEQGMMGDDPEASLDRYAKSLLHGKCYDRWFDKSFSVVLYKNGKTGLNAEHSWADAPIVSHMWEYVLATDSFRLGYNEEGHCKGDVNPSLPCPQRLTWDISVECQERVRRSLAVACALADDIDFHVFPFRDFGKGNIKKIRMSPDAFIQAALQLAYYRERGIFCLTYEASMTRLFREGRTETVRSCTSESCAFIKALEHGKPADVCRRLFRTASEKHQLLYRLAMTGAGIDRHLFCLYVVSQYLGVESPFLKKVLSEPWRLSTSQTPFQQAELFDFVNHPDFIICGGGFGPVADDGYGVSYAIVGEKLMCFHISSKHSCPQTDSHRFGTQLRKALLDLLQLMSGDQPEESRSEQNHGPKPQSKKEL; from the exons ATGGCAGAGGCTCACCAGGCAGTAGCGTTCCAGTTCACTATAACCCGTGAAGGAATAGATCTACAGCTCTCTCATGAGGCACTCAGACAGGTCTACCTGTCTGGCCTTCGCTCCTGGAAGAAACGTGTTGTACGCTTAAAG aaTAATGTAATAACAGGCGTGTATCCGGCAAGCCCCTCCTCCTGGTTGTTCGTTGTCATAGCGATCCTGGCCACTATGTACACGCGCTCAGACCCCTCAATGGGGCTTATTGCCAAGATCCAGGAGCACCTGCCTGCCAG TGACTCTCTGAGTGTGCAGTGTCAGACAGTGGTGTCAGCTGTGTTGTTCAGTACCCTGCTGTGGCTCTCACTCATCTTCACCATGAAACTTTGTCTGAAGCAGCTGCTCTCTTACCATCACTGGATGTTTGAGCAGCACGGCAACTTGTCCAACACCACCAAAGTCTGGGTG ATGTTGGTAAGGATCTTCTCTGGACGGCAACCTCAGCTGTACAGCTATCAGGGCTCTCTGCCAAATCTGCCTGTTCCTACCATTAAAGACACCATCAAGAGG TatttggagtctgtgcgtccctTGATGAGTGATTCAGAGTTCAAGAGGATGACCACTCTAGCGAAAGAGTTTGAAGATAGTCTGGGGAGCAGGCTGCAGTGGTACCTCAAGCTCAAGGCCTTGTGGGCCTCTAACTAC GTGAGTGACTGGTGGGAGGAGTATATTTACCTGAGGGGACGGGGTCCCATCATGGTGAACAGTAACTACTATGGCATG GACTTCCTGTACGTAACTCCGACACCTATCCAAGCGGCACGAGCAGGGAACACCCTCCATGCCATCCTTATGTACCGCAGAAAGCTGAATAAAGAGGAGATCAAACCT tggTTGTTAAGGTCCTCTATACCTTGCTGTTCCTATCAGTTTGAGAGGATGTTTCACTCTTGTCGCATTCCCGGAGTTATCGCAG ACTCTGTGGTACATTGGCAGGACAGCGAGTATGTAGCAGTCTACCATCGGGGGCGCTATTTCCGCCTGTGGTTGTACCAGGCTGGCAGGATGCTGTCGCCACGGGAGATAGAGCACCAAATCCAGCGTATCCTTGATGACCCATCGCCCCCGGCGCCTGGCGAGGAAAAACTGGCAGCACTCACTGCAGGGGACAG AATCCCATGGGCCCAGGCCAGAAAGGAGTTTTTCAGCTCTGGAGTGAACAAAAGATCTTTGGACTGCATCGAGAAAGCCGCATTCTTTGTTTCCTTGGATGAAGAAGAACAAGGCATGATGGGAGATGACCCAGAGGCTAGTCTGGACCGTTACGCAAAGTCACTTCTACATGGAAAGTGCTATGACAG GTGGTTCGATAAGTCCTTCTCGGTGGTGCTTTATAAGAACGGAAAGACCGGCCTGAATGCAGAGCACTCGTGGGCTGATGCCCCCATCGTCTCCCACATGTGGGAG tatgttTTGGCTACTGACAGCTTTCGTCTGGGTTACAACGAGGAAGGGCATTGTAAAGGCGACGTGAACCCCTCGCTTCCCTGTCCCCAGAGGCTCACCTGGGACATTTCCGTAGAG TGCCAGGAGCGGGTCAGGCGTTCGCTGGCAGTGGCGTGCGCGCTCGCCGATGACATCGACTTCCACGTGTTCCCCTTCCGTGACTTTGGCAAGGGCAACATCAAAAAGATCCGGATGAGCCCAGACGCTTTCATCCAAGCAGCACTGCAGCTGGCCTACTACAGG GAGAGAGGGATATTTTGTCTGACATATGAGGCGTCCATGACTCGTCTTTTCCGCGAAGGCCGGACAGAAACTGTACGCTCGTGTACCAGCGAGAGCTGTGCCTTTATTAAAGCGCTGGAGCATGGAAAG CCTGCTGATGTATGCAGGCGTTTGTTTCGCACTGCCTCTGAGAAGCATCAGCTGCTTTACCGGCTGGCCATGACGGGGGCGGGGATCGACCGCCATCTGTTCTGTCTTTATGTGGTTTCCCAGTACCTGGGTGTAGAGTCACCCTTTCTCAAaaag gtgttgTCTGAGCCCTGGCGTCTCTCTACCAGTCAGACTCCGTTTCAGCAGGCTGAGCTGTTTGACTTCGTTAACCACCCAGACTTCATCATCTGTGGAGGAGGCTTTGGACCT GTTGCAGATGATGGCTATGGGGTGTCCTATGCTATAGTTGGAGAAAAATTAATGTGTTTCCACATTTCTAGCAAACACTCGTGCCCACAAACT GACTCCCACAGGTTCGGGACACAGCTCAGGAAGGCCCTGTTGGATCTTTTGCAGCTCATGAGTGGCGACCAACCGGAAGAGTCCAGAAGCGAGCAGAACCATGGGCCAAAACCCCAGAGCAAGAAAGAGCTGTAG
- the LOC113583373 gene encoding carnitine O-palmitoyltransferase 1, liver isoform isoform X1, producing MAEAHQAVAFQFTITREGIDLQLSHEALRQVYLSGLRSWKKRVVRLKNNVITGVYPASPSSWLFVVIAILATMYTRSDPSMGLIAKIQEHLPASDSLSVQCQTVVSAVLFSTLLWLSLIFTMKLCLKQLLSYHHWMFEQHGNLSNTTKVWVMLVRIFSGRQPQLYSYQGSLPNLPVPTIKDTIKRYLESVRPLMSDSEFKRMTTLAKEFEDSLGSRLQWYLKLKALWASNYVSDWWEEYIYLRGRGPIMVNSNYYGMDFLYVTPTPIQAARAGNTLHAILMYRRKLNKEEIKPSRIPGTFIPLCAAQCERIFNTTRIPGDETDSVVHWQDSEYVAVYHRGRYFRLWLYQAGRMLSPREIEHQIQRILDDPSPPAPGEEKLAALTAGDRIPWAQARKEFFSSGVNKRSLDCIEKAAFFVSLDEEEQGMMGDDPEASLDRYAKSLLHGKCYDRWFDKSFSVVLYKNGKTGLNAEHSWADAPIVSHMWEYVLATDSFRLGYNEEGHCKGDVNPSLPCPQRLTWDISVECQERVRRSLAVACALADDIDFHVFPFRDFGKGNIKKIRMSPDAFIQAALQLAYYRERGIFCLTYEASMTRLFREGRTETVRSCTSESCAFIKALEHGKPADVCRRLFRTASEKHQLLYRLAMTGAGIDRHLFCLYVVSQYLGVESPFLKKVLSEPWRLSTSQTPFQQAELFDFVNHPDFIICGGGFGPVADDGYGVSYAIVGEKLMCFHISSKHSCPQTDSHRFGTQLRKALLDLLQLMSGDQPEESRSEQNHGPKPQSKKEL from the exons ATGGCAGAGGCTCACCAGGCAGTAGCGTTCCAGTTCACTATAACCCGTGAAGGAATAGATCTACAGCTCTCTCATGAGGCACTCAGACAGGTCTACCTGTCTGGCCTTCGCTCCTGGAAGAAACGTGTTGTACGCTTAAAG aaTAATGTAATAACAGGCGTGTATCCGGCAAGCCCCTCCTCCTGGTTGTTCGTTGTCATAGCGATCCTGGCCACTATGTACACGCGCTCAGACCCCTCAATGGGGCTTATTGCCAAGATCCAGGAGCACCTGCCTGCCAG TGACTCTCTGAGTGTGCAGTGTCAGACAGTGGTGTCAGCTGTGTTGTTCAGTACCCTGCTGTGGCTCTCACTCATCTTCACCATGAAACTTTGTCTGAAGCAGCTGCTCTCTTACCATCACTGGATGTTTGAGCAGCACGGCAACTTGTCCAACACCACCAAAGTCTGGGTG ATGTTGGTAAGGATCTTCTCTGGACGGCAACCTCAGCTGTACAGCTATCAGGGCTCTCTGCCAAATCTGCCTGTTCCTACCATTAAAGACACCATCAAGAGG TatttggagtctgtgcgtccctTGATGAGTGATTCAGAGTTCAAGAGGATGACCACTCTAGCGAAAGAGTTTGAAGATAGTCTGGGGAGCAGGCTGCAGTGGTACCTCAAGCTCAAGGCCTTGTGGGCCTCTAACTAC GTGAGTGACTGGTGGGAGGAGTATATTTACCTGAGGGGACGGGGTCCCATCATGGTGAACAGTAACTACTATGGCATG GACTTCCTGTACGTAACTCCGACACCTATCCAAGCGGCACGAGCAGGGAACACCCTCCATGCCATCCTTATGTACCGCAGAAAGCTGAATAAAGAGGAGATCAAACCT agtCGTATTCCTGGTACTTTTATTCCTCTGTGTGCAGCTCAGTGCGAGAGGATTTTCAACACTACACGAATTCCAGGAGATGAGACTG ACTCTGTGGTACATTGGCAGGACAGCGAGTATGTAGCAGTCTACCATCGGGGGCGCTATTTCCGCCTGTGGTTGTACCAGGCTGGCAGGATGCTGTCGCCACGGGAGATAGAGCACCAAATCCAGCGTATCCTTGATGACCCATCGCCCCCGGCGCCTGGCGAGGAAAAACTGGCAGCACTCACTGCAGGGGACAG AATCCCATGGGCCCAGGCCAGAAAGGAGTTTTTCAGCTCTGGAGTGAACAAAAGATCTTTGGACTGCATCGAGAAAGCCGCATTCTTTGTTTCCTTGGATGAAGAAGAACAAGGCATGATGGGAGATGACCCAGAGGCTAGTCTGGACCGTTACGCAAAGTCACTTCTACATGGAAAGTGCTATGACAG GTGGTTCGATAAGTCCTTCTCGGTGGTGCTTTATAAGAACGGAAAGACCGGCCTGAATGCAGAGCACTCGTGGGCTGATGCCCCCATCGTCTCCCACATGTGGGAG tatgttTTGGCTACTGACAGCTTTCGTCTGGGTTACAACGAGGAAGGGCATTGTAAAGGCGACGTGAACCCCTCGCTTCCCTGTCCCCAGAGGCTCACCTGGGACATTTCCGTAGAG TGCCAGGAGCGGGTCAGGCGTTCGCTGGCAGTGGCGTGCGCGCTCGCCGATGACATCGACTTCCACGTGTTCCCCTTCCGTGACTTTGGCAAGGGCAACATCAAAAAGATCCGGATGAGCCCAGACGCTTTCATCCAAGCAGCACTGCAGCTGGCCTACTACAGG GAGAGAGGGATATTTTGTCTGACATATGAGGCGTCCATGACTCGTCTTTTCCGCGAAGGCCGGACAGAAACTGTACGCTCGTGTACCAGCGAGAGCTGTGCCTTTATTAAAGCGCTGGAGCATGGAAAG CCTGCTGATGTATGCAGGCGTTTGTTTCGCACTGCCTCTGAGAAGCATCAGCTGCTTTACCGGCTGGCCATGACGGGGGCGGGGATCGACCGCCATCTGTTCTGTCTTTATGTGGTTTCCCAGTACCTGGGTGTAGAGTCACCCTTTCTCAAaaag gtgttgTCTGAGCCCTGGCGTCTCTCTACCAGTCAGACTCCGTTTCAGCAGGCTGAGCTGTTTGACTTCGTTAACCACCCAGACTTCATCATCTGTGGAGGAGGCTTTGGACCT GTTGCAGATGATGGCTATGGGGTGTCCTATGCTATAGTTGGAGAAAAATTAATGTGTTTCCACATTTCTAGCAAACACTCGTGCCCACAAACT GACTCCCACAGGTTCGGGACACAGCTCAGGAAGGCCCTGTTGGATCTTTTGCAGCTCATGAGTGGCGACCAACCGGAAGAGTCCAGAAGCGAGCAGAACCATGGGCCAAAACCCCAGAGCAAGAAAGAGCTGTAG